The Paenarthrobacter aurescens region CGCGGCCCGTATCTCCTCGGCGAGTTGACGGGAGGCAGCAGCATCTCCCAGCGTGGACCTCGCCGGGGCCCACCATCCCACCACTGTCAGCTCGGGCCGCTCTGTTGCGAACTTCCCGGCGATCATTTTCTGGGTCTCCTCGGATCCGCCGAGGAAACCGACACGCAATCCCCGGGCAGCTGCGCCAGTCAGGAAGGGATGGATGAGGTCGCTGCCGGCAAGCCGCGGCCACGTCTTGGAGGTGATTCGCCGGGCCTCGGTGGCCAGGGGCGCACCGTCGATCAAGGTCAACCATTCAACAGGCGCAGGCTGGTCCAAAGTCCCAATCCAGCGGCTTCCGGTTCCAAAATGCCTGATGTGATCCAAATTGGCCGAGCAAACACCCAAGGGTGGCGCCTCGGGGGAGCCGGCACGATCCAACATCTCCCGAAGGGCGCCCTCGGCATCCATCAGCTTGACCGGAACACCTCCCAAACTCACCCACGGCGCATCAGAGGCCAGCTCTAAGGATGGGGCCGCTCCTTGGTTCCGCTGGCTGGGGAGTTTTCGGACGCTGACACCGCGCCGACGGTAAAGGTGGGGGACTGCGCTGTGGAGGAGATCTCCAGCGGGCATGATTTTCGGTAGCAGCATTCTCGGCTCCAACTCAAGGCATCACCATGTGACCGACGATCCGAGGCTGCTGCACTGCCTGGATCGTCGGCGGCGGACCTGTGCCGCCGTGTCAACATGTTCATTTGAGTTGTCTCCCGGCCCCCTGCATGAGGCTGCCGTAGGGCTACTTTAGGACGTTTCGTCCTGCTCCGCTAGAGCTCCAGGCCCTTGAGGTACCTGGCCATCCCCAGGGTTGCCGGCGGGGGGTCAAAGCCGGAAGCACGGATTCGTGACAGGTCCAGCACGCTGCTGCGCGGCCTTGGGGCAGTGTTGGGTTGCGCGTATTCCGTGGTGCTGACGGGCCGCACCAAGGAAGGGTCCGTGCCCAGAAGGCGGTAAACATCGCAGGCTACCTCGTGCCATGACTGCGGCGTCCCGCCACTGCTGAGGTTATACGTCCCGTAGAGGGCTTTACTCTCAAGCAGGTGACGAATGCCCGCGGCGATGTCCTGGGCGAAGCTCAACCGCCCCCACTGGTCATCCACTACCGACGGAGAGGCGCCTTTCGCCGCCAACGATGCCATGGTTCGAACAAAGTTTCTGCCCTCGCCCACAACCCAACTTGTCCTGACGATGTAGTGCTTTGGCACTGCCGCTACCGCCGCATCACCTGCGGCCTTGCTCTGACCGTAAACTCCCAGGGGAGTGGGCACCTCATCTTCGACGTGGACCTCTGCTGTGCCGTCGAAAACGTAGTCACTGGATACATGGACCAGTGTCAGTGAATGCTCGACGGCGGCACGCGCCAAGCGGGAAACGGCAGTTGCGTTGATGCTCCAGGCAGCTGCGCGGCCTTCCGGCGTTTCGGCGGCATCTACGGCCGTGAAGGCCGCTGCATTAATGATTGTCGCGTAATCACCCCAGGTGACCGCCCGGTAAGAGTCCTCAAGGGTGATGTCGAACTGCTCACGGCCGAGGAAATGCACGGTGGAGTCACCAGCGAAGGCCTTCCGGAGAGCGGATCCCAGCTGTCCGTCCGCGCCAAGGACCAGGGTTCGCTTCCCGCTCATGGGTACAACGTCCTTCAGCCGTGGATGTTTCCTGTCCGGAGCGGAGATGACGGAACTCTCCAAAGGGATTGGCCACGGGACGGCTACGGACTCATCGGCAAGGTTGAGGAACGTGTAGTTCTTTTGCGACTCCACGCTCCAATGGTCGTTGACAAGGTAGGTATAGGCAGTGTCATCGTCCAGCGTCTGAAACGCATTGCCCACGCCGCGGGGAACGAAGACGGCCTCGCCCGGGGTCAGCTCCGCCGTAAAGAGCGTTCCGAACGCAGGGCCCTCACGCAAGTCCACCCAGGCGCCGAAGATGCGTCCCGAGGACAGCGAAATAAACTTGTCCCACGGCTCCGCGTGGATGCCGCGCACTGTTCCACGTGCGGCATTGAAGGAAATGTTGTTCTGTACCGGCCCGAAGTCCGGCAGGCCTGCAGCCAGCATCTTTGCCCGGTGCCAGTTTTCCTTGAACCAGCCTCGTTCATCACCATGAACCGGCAGATCAAGCAGCAGAAGGCCTGCAATGGTGGTGGTCCTCAGCCGCAGTGGCCGTCCCGGTTCCATGCTTCAGTGTCCTTGACCCGCGTATTTGGATTCCGTGGCGGCCTTCTGCGGGCGCCACCAGTGTTCGTTGTCCCTGTACCACTGGACCGTGTCAGCCAGTCCGGCCTCGAAATCCGGGAATCGAGGCGACCACCCGAGCTCCCTTCGAAGTTTGCTTGAATCGATGGCGTACCGGAGATCGTGTCCGGGCCTGTCCGTCACCAGGTCATAAGCATCACGGGGCTGACCGGCCAGCGAAAGCAGCATCTCCACCACCTCCCGGTTGGACCGTTCGCCGTCTGCGCCGATCAAGTAAGTTTCACCCAGGCGGCCACCCTCCAAAATGGCCAACACGGCCGACGAATGGTCCTGAACATGGATCCAGTCGCGAACATTGCGCCCGTTGCCATAGAGATGAGGGCGGTTTCCGTCCAGGATGTTGGTGATCTGCCGTGGAATGAATTTCTCCACGTGCTGGTAGGGGCCGTAGTTGTTGGAGCAATTGCTGATGGTTGCTTTCAGGCCGAATGAACGCACCCACGCCCGCACCAACATGTCCGACCCCGCCTTGGTTGCCGAGTAAGGACTCGTTGGCCGGTAGACGGAATTTTCCGTAAACCGGTGGGGATCATCCAAAGCCAGATCTCCATAGACCTCGTCCGTGGAGATGTGATGGAAGCGTTTGCCGTGCCGTCGCGCAGCTTCGATCAAGGTGAAGGTCCCTGCAAGATTCGTCTCCAGGAAGGGACGGGGATCCTCCAGGGAATTGTCATTGTGGGACTCTGCCGCGAAATGAACCACTGCATGAACCGATTCCGTGAGCTCGTCAACCAACACGGCGTCGCAAATATCACCCTTGATAAACGTGAAGCGCTCCGACTGCAATCCTGAGAGGGATTCAACGTTCCCGGCATAAGTGAGTTTGTCCAGGACCGTGACATGTTGCGTGGTGTGCTCCATGATGTAGTGGACAAAGTTGCATCCGATGAATCCGGCCCCGCCGGTGACAAGGATTCTCTGCATGGCCCTAGAGTAACCGCCCGCGGCTTTTGCGGGCATAGGTGAGGACGGCAGTTTTGCGAGGAATTGTTCTTGCAGGTGGAACGGGTTCCAGGCTCCATCCCATTACGCTGGGAATCAGCAAGCAGTTGGTTCCGGTCTTCGACAAGCCCATGATTTATTACCCGCTCTGCACACTGATGCTGGCGGGGATACGGGACATCCTGGTGATCACCACACCCGGGGACGCCGCCCAGTTCCAACGGCTCCTGGGAGACGGTGCACAGTTCGGCATCAACCTCAGCTATGCAGAGCAGCCAACACCCGACGGGCTTGCCCAGGCATTTATCCTGGGGGAAGACCACATTGGAAACGGCAACGTGGCTCTGATTCTGGGTGACAACATTTTCAACGGGCCCGGCATGGGCAACCAGCTCCGACACTACGCAGACGTCGACGGCGGTGCGATTTTCGGCTACTGGGTCAAGGACCCCTCCGCCTACGGTGTGGTGGAATTCGACGAACACGGAATGGCTGTTTCCATCGAAGAAAAGCCCACCGTTCCCAAAAGCAACTATGCCGTTCCTGGTCTCTACTTTTATGACAACAATGTGGTTGCCATGGCCAAGGACCTGCGGCCCTCCGCGCGGGGGGAACTGGAAATTACCGACATCAACAGAAGGTACATGGAGCTTGGCCGCCTGCACGTACAGAAATTCCCGCGGGGAACGGCCTGGCTGGACACCGGTACCTTCAGTGACCTGAACGATGCCTCAAACTACGTCCGAACCACCGAAAACCGTCAGGGTTTGAAGATCGGTGCTCCGGAGGAGGTGGCCTGGCGTATGGGATACCTCAGCGATGAGGAACTCCGCCAGCAGGCTGCCAAGCTCGCCAAAAGCGGCTACGGCAGCTACTTGCTGGATATCCTGGACCGCCAATAGCCGCAACTGTCCAGCAGCGTCAGTTACGCAGCTGAGACGTCTTCGAGTGCGCGCGCAATCTCTGCAGGAAGCGCCGACAGTTGAGCGTCCAGCAGTTCCTTGAGCTGAACAGCATTTCTGGGACCCACGATTGCCGTGGCAACACCTGGCCTGGCCAGCAGCCAACTGAGGGAAACGTCCATGGGAGTCCGGCCCAGCCCGCGGGCTGCCATGGCCACCGCTTCCACTATGCGGGACGCCCGAGGCTCAAGATACGGCTCAACGTAAGAAGTCAGGCGGCTTTGTGCGGCACGGGAATCGGAAGGAATCTGGCCACGGTATTTTCCGCTCAATACACCTCGGCCCAAGGGCGCCCACGCCATCAACCCCAGCCCGGCGTCTTCCACGGCGGGGATAAGCTCTTCCTCGGCCCTACGCTGAACAAGGGAATATTCGGACTGGTTTGCAACGAGTGTGAAACCGGCCACAGCCGCAGCTTTGGCGCTTTGCCAGCCGTTGTAGTTGGAAATTCCCACGTACCGGGCACGCCCGCTCCGCTGGGCAAGTTCCAAAGCGGACAGAGTTTCCTCCAAGGGCACATTCGGATCCCATTCGTGGGCAAACCAGATGTCGATGTAGTCGGTGCCAAGCCTGGCAAGACTGGCATCGAGGGCGGACAGCATTGCTCCCCGGGAGGCGTTGACGCTTCGCCTGGATTCCGAGGACGACACGCCGGCTTTAGTGGAAATCACAATCTCGGAACGGGCCACAACGTCACCAAGCATGGAACCCAGCATGGCCTCGGCCCGGCCTTGTGAGTAAGACGCTGCTGTGTCCACAACAGTGCCTCCGGCAGCAACGAATCCATGCAGCAGTTCCGCAGCGTCCTGCTCGTCAGTCTCCTGCGCCCAGGACATGGTTCCAAGGGACAATGAGGACACACGGAATCCGCTGTTTCCGACATAACGCTGCTGCATAGCAGTTAGCTTACGGGGAGTTGGGGGACTTCATGACGTAGGGTCTATTCACGTGAACTGGATAGAAGCAGCCTTGCTGGGCCTGGTGCAGGGCCTCACCGAATTCCTCCCGATTTCCTCGAGCGCACACCTGCGGATCGTCGGCTCATTCCTCCCGGGGGCAGCAGACCCCGGCGCCGCGTTTACTGCGATCACGCAGCTGGGAACCGAGACCGCAGTCATTGTGTACTTCTGGCGCGACATTGTTCGCATCGTCCGAGCGTGGTTCGGGTCCTTGACCGGAAAAGTGGAGCGCAACAATCCGGACGCCCGCATGGGGTGGCTGGTCATCCTGGGCAGCCTGCCGATCATTGTCCTGGGCCTGTTGTTTCAGGACCAGATCGAGTCAGTGCTGCGCAGTATGTGGATCGTGGCCACCATGCTGATCGTGTTCGGCATGATCCTTGCTGTTGCCGATGCCGTTGGCCGGCAGGAAAGGGATCTCACTCAACTGACTTACAAGCACGGCATCCTCTACGGTTTCGCCCAAGCCATGGCCTTGATTCCGGGGGTTTCCCGCTCCGGCGGCACCATCACTGCCGGTCTCCTCATGGGGTACACCCGTGAAGCCGCAGCCCGGTACTCCTTCCTCCTGGCCATTCCTGCCGTGTTTGGCAGCGGGCTGTACCAGCTCTACAAAACAGTGTCGAACGAAGGCCTGTCCGGTCCCTACGGCCTTCCGGAGACCGCGCTGGCTACAGTCATAGCGTTCGTGGTGGGCTACGTCATTATTGGCTGGTTCCTGAAGTTTGTCTCCACAAGGAGCTACCGGCTCTTCGTTTGGTACCGCATCCTGCTTGGCTTGGCACTGTATGTCCTGCTCGGTTTCAATGTGATCAGTGCCTAGCACTAAGGTTGAGTCGTGAAATCGTGGACCTCCCGCCCTGTACCTGAGCTGCCCGGCAGCCTGCCGCAACTACGGCTGTATGACACTGCCCTCGGCCGCGTGGTGGAGGTTGAGCAAGCGGCGGAGCAATCCATGTACGTCTGCGGCATCACTCCGTATGACGCCACGCATATGGGACACGCAGCCAGTTACGTGGCCTTCGATCTCCTGAACCGTGCCTGGCGCGACGCCGGTACCCGGGTCTCCTATGTCCAAAACGTCACGGACATTGATGATCCCCTCCTGGAGCGGGCCACGGCTACCGGCGTGGACTGGCGTGACTTGGCCCAGAGCCAGATCGAGCTGTTTCAGACGGACATGGATGCCCTGAACGTCCTGGCACCGAACCACTACATTGGTGCCGTTGAGGCCATCCCGGACATCGTTCCGGCTATCGAGCAGCTGATCGCCGACGGCGTGGCCTATCGCGTGGCCGGCTCCGAAGGAGAACCCGACGGCGATGTCTATTACGACGTCGAGACAGCTGGCAAGCGCTCGGACGCCACAGATGCCTGGACGCTGGGAGATGTCTCCGGCCTTAGTGAAAAGGAAATGCTTGAGCTGTTCGCCGAGCGCGGCGGAGACCCCGCCCGGGCCGGCAAACGCCATGCCCTGGATCCCTTGCTGTGGCGGGTTGCCCGCCAGGGTGAGCCGAGCTGGCCCGGCGCCACCCTCGGCGACGGCCGGCCAGGTTGGCATATCGAATGTACGGTGATCGCCCAGAAGTATCTCCCCGCACCCTTCACCGTTCAGGGTGGTGGCTCGGACCTGGTGTTCCCGCACCACGAAATGGGCGCCGGCCACGCCTACTCACTCTCCGGCGTTCCCCTTGCACGCCACTACGCACACGCAGGCATGGTGGGCCTGGACGGGGAGAAGATGAGCAAGTCCAAGGGCAACCTTGTCCTTGTCTCCAAGCTTCGCGCAGCCGGTGAGGAACCCGCGGCGATCCGCCTGGCCATTCTCGCCCATCACTACCGTTCTGACTGGTCATGGACCGAAGCAGAGTTTGCCCAGGCAAAGGAAAGGCTTCAGCGGTGGCGCGCTGCCCTGGAACAGGCCCCTGCCGGATCTGCTGCGGCCCTGATAACGGCCATGCGGAAGGAACTCTCCAACGACCTCAACGCTCCGGGTGCCATTGCCGCCGTGGACAACTGGGCAGCGGAAGCACTGAACGGGGGCACGGACGCCTCAGCGCAGGATGCCGCGCTTGTTACTGATGCCGTTGATGCTTTGCTCGGAGTTGAGCTTTAGAGCAACCCAACAAACGGCAACGGCCCCGACAATCGCGTCGGGGCCGTTGCTGTTGGAGAAAAACAACCTCTTAGGGCCGCTCTTTGCCGCGCCGTTTCAGGTACCGCTCGAATTCACGGGCAATGGACTCACCGGATGCTTCCGGCAGGTCGGCTGTGTCCTTGGCTTCTTCGAGCTGCCGCACATAGGCAGCAATTTCGGGGTCCTCTGTTGCGAGTTCATCCACTCCGCGTTCCCAGGCTTCGGATTCTTCGGCCAACGCCTGGCTGTCCAAGGGAACCTGTAAAAGGTCCTCGATCCTGTGCAGGATGGCCAACTGCGCCTTGGGGGAGGGCGGCTGGGCAACGTAGTGGGGAACCGCCGCCCACAGCGAGACCGTAGGCAGCCCTGCCAGCATCGCGAACTCTGCAAGCACTCCCACGATGCCCACCGGCCCTTCATACTGCGAGGCTTCCAAGTTGAGCCGTTCCCGCAGGGAACTGTCTTCAGTGGTGGTGCTCACCGGAATCGGACGGCTGTGGGGGACATCAGCCAGTAGAGCACCTACCAATATCACCGAGTCCACTTTGAGTGCTTCAGCGTGAACCAGTAGTTCGGTGGTGTAAGCGCGCCACCTGTATGAGGGTTCGGTCCCCAAAACCAGGACAACGTCCACATTGCTGTCAGGAACTTCAGCCTTGTAAATCCGCGTCGAAGGCCATTTCACCTTCCGCGCACCCGAGGAGGTACGCCGCACGGTGGGTCGCGTGAACTGGAAGTCGTAGTACTCCTCTGCGTCCACAGTGGCAACCTTCTTGCCGTCCCAGAGCTTGTTCAAGTAGTGCAGTGCATCGCTGGCGGCCTCACCGGCGTCGTTCCAGCCCTCAAACGCGGCGAGCATTACTGTGACACGCTGGCCGTCCACGGGTTCCTTGAGGAAACGCTCGGGCTCCGCGGTGATGTCCTGTCCTTCGGGGGTCCCGTCCACACTGTTCATCCACTCACCCTACGTCCAAGACCCTCATGGATGCATGGCATTTCACACCGAAGCGTGTCCGCGATTCGCCCACAGCGCAACCGGCGCACGGCCGCCCGCCAGGTTCCACGTAGACTGGAAACCATGCATTCCTCACCCGGTCAGCCCCTCCTCAAAGCCGTGCTCTGGGATATGGACGGCACACTCGTAGACACCGAACCCTATTGGATCGCGGCCGAGCGTGCGCTGGTTGAGTCCCACGGCGGGACCTGGACCCACCAGCAGGCCATGCAATTGGTGGGCCAATCCCTGCTGCATTCGGCGGCCGTTCTTCAGGCCGCGGGTGTCCAGCTTGAGGCCCGCGAAATCGTGGACACCCTCAGTGCTGAAGTCATCCACCAGGTCCGCAAGGAAGTACCCTGGCGCCCCGGCGCCCGCGAACTGCTCGATGACCTCCATGAGGCAGGCATTCGCTGCGCGTTGGTGACCATGTCCGAGGGCCCCCTTGCCGGTGTGGTGGTAGAGAGTCTTCCCAAGCCCTACTTCGAGTTCATGGTCACCGGCGATTCCGTGACGAATGGCAAACCGCATCCGGAGGCCTATCTCACAGCGGTGGAGCGGCTCAGGCTTGATGACCCCACGGTGAGCATCCATCACTGCGTCGCCCTCGAGGATTCCATCCCTGGCGCCACCGCGGCCATCGCATCGGGAGTGGTCACGGTAGGGATTCCCCATCAGGTGCCCCTGCCGGAGGACCCCCGGATGATCATGTGGCCCACTCTGCAGGGCCGTACAGCACCTGATCTCCAAAAACTGGTGGCTGAGCGCTTCGCCGCAACAAACCTGCTCGAAGGGGCCAACTAGGTGACCAGCCCGTCCGCCCCTCATCCCTCGCACAACAAAAAACGTGACGGAATTCCCTTGGGGAAGATTGCCGGCGTGCCGGTCTACCTCGCGTACTCGTGGTTTGTCATAGCAGCCATCACCGTGGTGTTCTACGGCCCGTTCATCATGGATTTCATACCGGGGCTTGGCAACTGGGCCTACCTCGTTGGCTTAGCGGTCGCATTGCTCCTGGCGTTATCGGTTCTTGTCCATGAGCTCGCCCATGCCCTCAGTGCAAAAGTCTTCGACTGGCCCACTGAGAAAATCGTCATCAACCTTTGGGGCGGACACACGCAGTTCGAGAACTTCACTGCTTCTCCCGGGCGGTCGGTGGTTGTAGCGTTGGCCGGCCCGGCCTCCAACTTCGTCGTAGCCGCTGTGATGTTCGCGATCGACTCTGTTGCCCAGTTCAAGGGCGTGGCCGGAACACTGACGGACATAGTGGTGATGGCCAACCTGCTGATTGGAATCTTCAACATTCTTCCGGGGATGCCACTGGACGGGGGTCGTTTGGTTGAGTCTGCGGTATGGAAGGCTACGGGCAGCCAGGACAAGGGCACCATCGCAGCCGGCTGGTCCGGGCGGATCATTGTGGTGGCTCTTGTCATCTGGTTCATCGTCGTCCCGTTCCTGAGGGGGCAATGGCCGGATCTGATGTACACCACGGTCACAGTGCTCGTCTGCGGTTTTCTCTGGATGGGCGCTTCCAGCTCCATCCACCACGCGAAGCTCCGCAGCCGCCTTTATCTGGTCAGTGCCGCCGGTCTGGCCGAACCTGCAGTAGGGGTGCCGAACTCAGCCACAGTGGCCGATGTCCTGGACATTTCACCGGCCGGAAGTCCCGCCGTCGTTATTTGCGGCCCGGACGGCAGACCCCAGGGAGTGGTGGACTTCGGTGCAACGCTCGCTGTGCCGGCCGCATCTGTCATGACGACGCCGGTCACGGCAGTCGCGCACGCTTTGGCGGCTGGGGCTTATGTGCCTGAATGGTCCAAGGGGCAGGAATTGATTCAGTACCTGGCTCGTCTGGACGGCGGCGAATACGCTGTGGTTGACCACAACGGAATCGTCACGGGACTGCTTCGGCAGCAAGCGGTAGTGACTGCCATTACAGGTAAAGAAGCACGCAGGAGCGGACGCGCCTGACTGCGATGCCGGTAGAGTTACATGCCGGCGGATATACACAACAGACCCATTGTTTTTGGCGCCCACCGCCGGTCACGCACCGCGGCCCAGCCGTACAGGATTGAGGAACACCACATGAGCAGCGAAACCGCCGCCCCCACAGCAAGCACAGGCACTGACGAGGCAGCCAACGGCTCGCCCGCACAGCCCATGGGAGCTGCGCGACGCCGGGGGCCTTTCCGTGTGGGTGAGCGGGTCCAGCTCACGGACGAGCGCGGGCGGATGAACACCATCACCCTGGAAGTTGGCGGCGCTTTCCACACTCATCGGGGCTTCCTGAACCATGATGAAATCATTGGCAAGGTGGATGGGTCGGTGGTCAGCAACAACGTTGGCCAGCAGTACCAGACCTTGCGCCCGTTGCTCTCCGACTTCGTGCTGTCCATGCCCCGTGGTGCGGCAGTGGTGTACCCGAAGGACGCCGCCCAGATTGTCACCATGGCGGACATCTTCCCCGGTGCGCGGGTAGTGGAAGCAGGCGTCGGCTCGGGCGCCCTCTCCATCTCGCTGCTGCGTGCAGTGGGCGACGGCGGTTACCTCCACTCGTTTGAACGGCGCGAAGAATTCGCGGACATCGCCCGCGGAAACGTCGAAACCATCTTTGGTGGCCCGCATCCTGCGTGGCAGATCTCCCTGGGCGACTTCCAGGACGAGGTTGTCAAAGCCGAAGCCCCGGGTTCGGTGGACCGCGTGGTTCTTGACATGCTCGCTCCGTGGGAGTGCTTGGACGCTGTGGCCACTGTCCTGGCTCCCGGCGGCGTCTGGATCAACTACGTAGCCACCGTCACCCAGTTGTCCCGCACCGCCGAAGCGATCCGCGCTGATGGCCGCTTCACCGAGCCGGACGCCTGGGAATCCATGGTTCGTGGCTGGCATCTGGAGGGCTTGGCTGTCCGCCCGGACCACCGCATGGTGGCCCACACAGGCTTCCTTCTGGTCACCCGCCGCCTGGCTGAGGGTGTGACCGGAATTTCCGTGAAGCGTCGTCCCTCCAAGACTGAGTTCAGCGAAGAGGACCTCAACGCCTGGACGCCTGCATCCGTGGGGGAGCGGGCCGTCTCTGACAAAAAACTGCGGCGCGCGGCACGTGACGCCATTGCCGGTACCAATGTTCAGGATGACCCCCCAGTCACAAACTGACAAAGGTCACAATAGGGTTCGCATTCCGAATGTCACCCAGCACCCTGAGCTTTTCGGGACTAAGGTCTTGTTAAGCGCAGGAAGGGGCTGATGAATCGTGGATACGTCAAACAACGACCTTGGACGGCCAACGCCGGAAGATGCCAACGGCCAAGCGGAGAATACGGCAAACCGGAGGCTTGGCGCTGTTCAACCGCCGGAGACCTCCAGTGAACTGACGGTTGCCGAGCGGCAGATCAATATCCTTCGGGACAAGCTTCGCCACATCGACCGCCAGTTGGCTGCCGCAACCCAGAACAACAGCAAGCTTGTCAGCATGCTGGAGACGGCGAAGGCCGAGATTCTTCGGTTGAAGGGCGCGTTGGAGCAGGAGGGTCAGCCTCCTTACAGCTTCGGCACCGTAGTGCAGATCAACCCGAGGAAGCAGCCCGCTGCCGGCAGTTCAGGACAGGCGGCCACTGAAGAGTCCGTGGACATATTCAACGCCGGGCGCAAGATGCGTGTTGGCATCAGCCCCCTGGTGAACCTCAACCAGCTTGCCGTCGGGCAGGAAGTTCTGCTCAATGAGGCCTTGCTGGTAGTTGCGGGCCTCGGCTACGAACGTGCCGGCGAATTGGTAACGCTGAAGGAAATGCTGGGCAAAGACCGTGCGCTGGTGGTTGGCCGTGCCGATGAAGAGCGTGTGGTCCGGTTGTCCGGGGCTCTCCAAAGCGTTCATTTGAAGGTTGGGGACGCCCTGTCGCTCGATTCACGGACCGGCTATGCGCTGGAGAAAGTCCCGCGCGCAGAGGTAGAGAACCTGGTCCTTGAAGAAGTTCCGGACATTACATACCAGGACATTGGCGGCTTGGGCCCGCAGATCGAGCAGATCCGCGATGCCGTGGAGTTGCCGTTCCTCCATCCGGACCTCTACCGCGAGCATGGCCTGAAGGCACCCAAAGGCATTTTGCTTTACGGCCCTCCGGGTTGCGGAAAAACCCTCATTGCCAAAGCAGTGGCCAACTCCCTTGCCGCCAGGGCCGCGGAACGCGCCGGGAACACCGATCTCAAGAGCTACTTCCTGAACATCAAGGGCCCAGAGCTCCTGGACAAGTATGTGGGCGAGACTGAACGCCACATCCGGCTGATCTTCTCCCGGGCACGTGAAAAGGCCTCGGATGGCAGCCCAGTGGTGGTCTTCTTCGATGAAATGGACTCGTTGTTCCGCACCCGCGGTACGGGCGTTTCCTCGGACGTAGAAACAACCATCGTGCCTCAGTTGCTCAGCGAGATCGATGGCGTGGAGCGGCTGGACAACGTGATTGTCATCGGCGCCTCCAACCGTGAAGACATGATCGATCCCGCAATCCTTCGTCCCGGTCGTCTTGATGTGAAGGTAAAAATCCAACGTCCGGACGCTGAAGCTGCGGCCGACATCTTCGCCAAGTACATCACCACTGACTTGCCCTTCCACCCGCAGGATCTGGCGGAGTATGGTGGCGATGTACAGGCCACCGTGGATGCCATGGTCCAGCGCACGGTGGAGGCCATGTATTCCACTGAGAAATCCAACGAGTACCTGGAGGTCACCTACGCCAACGGTGATACCGAGATGCTGTACTTCAAGGACTTCAACTCCGGTGCCGTGGTCCAGAACGTTGTGGACCGTGCCAAGAAATACGCCATCAAGGATCTGCTGACCACTCAACAAAAGGGTCTGCGGATCGATCACCTTCTCCGGGCCGTTGTGGACGAATTCCGTGAGCACGAGGACATGCCCAACACCACCAATCCGGACGACTGGGCAAGGATCTCCGGCAAGAAGGGCGAAAGGATCACTTACATCAGGACCATTGTTCAGGGCAAGGCGGGCCAGGAGCCTGGCAAGTCGATCGAAACCACAGCCAACACGGGTCAGTACCTATGACAGCAAGGCCCGAGGGAACATCGGCAGAGTCACTTCCCGTAGGCGGCGCCATGCGCGTCATGGGCTCGGAAACTGAATATGGGATTCACGCGCCATCAGCTCCGGGGGCCAACGCCACCATGATGTCGGCCCGCATCATTC contains the following coding sequences:
- a CDS encoding bifunctional dTDP-4-dehydrorhamnose 3,5-epimerase family protein/NAD(P)-dependent oxidoreductase — protein: MEPGRPLRLRTTTIAGLLLLDLPVHGDERGWFKENWHRAKMLAAGLPDFGPVQNNISFNAARGTVRGIHAEPWDKFISLSSGRIFGAWVDLREGPAFGTLFTAELTPGEAVFVPRGVGNAFQTLDDDTAYTYLVNDHWSVESQKNYTFLNLADESVAVPWPIPLESSVISAPDRKHPRLKDVVPMSGKRTLVLGADGQLGSALRKAFAGDSTVHFLGREQFDITLEDSYRAVTWGDYATIINAAAFTAVDAAETPEGRAAAWSINATAVSRLARAAVEHSLTLVHVSSDYVFDGTAEVHVEDEVPTPLGVYGQSKAAGDAAVAAVPKHYIVRTSWVVGEGRNFVRTMASLAAKGASPSVVDDQWGRLSFAQDIAAGIRHLLESKALYGTYNLSSGGTPQSWHEVACDVYRLLGTDPSLVRPVSTTEYAQPNTAPRPRSSVLDLSRIRASGFDPPPATLGMARYLKGLEL
- the rfbB gene encoding dTDP-glucose 4,6-dehydratase; translation: MQRILVTGGAGFIGCNFVHYIMEHTTQHVTVLDKLTYAGNVESLSGLQSERFTFIKGDICDAVLVDELTESVHAVVHFAAESHNDNSLEDPRPFLETNLAGTFTLIEAARRHGKRFHHISTDEVYGDLALDDPHRFTENSVYRPTSPYSATKAGSDMLVRAWVRSFGLKATISNCSNNYGPYQHVEKFIPRQITNILDGNRPHLYGNGRNVRDWIHVQDHSSAVLAILEGGRLGETYLIGADGERSNREVVEMLLSLAGQPRDAYDLVTDRPGHDLRYAIDSSKLRRELGWSPRFPDFEAGLADTVQWYRDNEHWWRPQKAATESKYAGQGH
- the rfbA gene encoding glucose-1-phosphate thymidylyltransferase RfbA → MRGIVLAGGTGSRLHPITLGISKQLVPVFDKPMIYYPLCTLMLAGIRDILVITTPGDAAQFQRLLGDGAQFGINLSYAEQPTPDGLAQAFILGEDHIGNGNVALILGDNIFNGPGMGNQLRHYADVDGGAIFGYWVKDPSAYGVVEFDEHGMAVSIEEKPTVPKSNYAVPGLYFYDNNVVAMAKDLRPSARGELEITDINRRYMELGRLHVQKFPRGTAWLDTGTFSDLNDASNYVRTTENRQGLKIGAPEEVAWRMGYLSDEELRQQAAKLAKSGYGSYLLDILDRQ
- a CDS encoding aldo/keto reductase — its product is MQQRYVGNSGFRVSSLSLGTMSWAQETDEQDAAELLHGFVAAGGTVVDTAASYSQGRAEAMLGSMLGDVVARSEIVISTKAGVSSSESRRSVNASRGAMLSALDASLARLGTDYIDIWFAHEWDPNVPLEETLSALELAQRSGRARYVGISNYNGWQSAKAAAVAGFTLVANQSEYSLVQRRAEEELIPAVEDAGLGLMAWAPLGRGVLSGKYRGQIPSDSRAAQSRLTSYVEPYLEPRASRIVEAVAMAARGLGRTPMDVSLSWLLARPGVATAIVGPRNAVQLKELLDAQLSALPAEIARALEDVSAA
- a CDS encoding undecaprenyl-diphosphate phosphatase; this encodes MNWIEAALLGLVQGLTEFLPISSSAHLRIVGSFLPGAADPGAAFTAITQLGTETAVIVYFWRDIVRIVRAWFGSLTGKVERNNPDARMGWLVILGSLPIIVLGLLFQDQIESVLRSMWIVATMLIVFGMILAVADAVGRQERDLTQLTYKHGILYGFAQAMALIPGVSRSGGTITAGLLMGYTREAAARYSFLLAIPAVFGSGLYQLYKTVSNEGLSGPYGLPETALATVIAFVVGYVIIGWFLKFVSTRSYRLFVWYRILLGLALYVLLGFNVISA
- the mshC gene encoding cysteine--1-D-myo-inosityl 2-amino-2-deoxy-alpha-D-glucopyranoside ligase is translated as MKSWTSRPVPELPGSLPQLRLYDTALGRVVEVEQAAEQSMYVCGITPYDATHMGHAASYVAFDLLNRAWRDAGTRVSYVQNVTDIDDPLLERATATGVDWRDLAQSQIELFQTDMDALNVLAPNHYIGAVEAIPDIVPAIEQLIADGVAYRVAGSEGEPDGDVYYDVETAGKRSDATDAWTLGDVSGLSEKEMLELFAERGGDPARAGKRHALDPLLWRVARQGEPSWPGATLGDGRPGWHIECTVIAQKYLPAPFTVQGGGSDLVFPHHEMGAGHAYSLSGVPLARHYAHAGMVGLDGEKMSKSKGNLVLVSKLRAAGEEPAAIRLAILAHHYRSDWSWTEAEFAQAKERLQRWRAALEQAPAGSAAALITAMRKELSNDLNAPGAIAAVDNWAAEALNGGTDASAQDAALVTDAVDALLGVEL